One window from the genome of Podospora pseudocomata strain CBS 415.72m chromosome 6, whole genome shotgun sequence encodes:
- a CDS encoding hypothetical protein (EggNog:ENOG503PCNX; COG:S), with the protein MLNLKTISAGLVAGAAFASAQCTIPTTPLSDDIPSHFRIQVQNASRPEVHNKYMNLFEAGGGDQHLFIGPVGEPTYDFTLVDGVVFNVRKNIRLVIGGEWSEIDHTTKLFSTARPDPDAIFQPTYACNPDTGLLQVELRFVQWEGEPLGGHICVRHSFDGSHEFRYDPPGNTLIDVNRECIKVTLVVLPTLDGGPSTTFSTVTVSSTSSSSSVVPPSSSSTSTSTSTSTSTAPTSTSTSGVLPYTDMTSLGWRYIGCAPEERWTTDGSFRTLSGALLGSDTMTNEACMAFCGANGWAYAGTEWRRECWCGNSYAPTRQPLTTLVSLAKCDYRCSGDSGQFCGGDAWLSLYAKCPTGGPCENAVFT; encoded by the exons ATGTTGAACCTCAAGACCATCTCGGCTGGCCTCGTTGCCGGAGCCGCCTTCGCCTCGGCTCAGTGCACCATCCCTACTACGCCCCTCTCCGACGACATCCCCTCTCACTTCCGGATCCAGGTCCAAAATGCTAGCCGGCCTGAAGTGCACAACAAGTACATGAACCTGTTcgaagctggtggtggtgaccaGCATTTGTTCATCGGGCCAGTTGGTGAGCCCACATACGACTTCACGCTGGTGGATGGTGTCGTGTTCAACGTTCGGAAGAACATTCGTCTCGTCATTGGCGGAGAG TGGTCCGAAATCGATCACACCACCAAGCTGTTCTCGACTGCCCGTCCGGATCCTGACGCCATTTTCCAACCCACATATGCTTGCAACCCGGACACCGGCCTCCTTCAGGTCGAGCTGAGGTTCGTTCAGTGGGAGGGTGAGCCTCTTGGTGGTCACATCTGTGTCCGCCACTCCTTCGACGGCTCTCACGAGTTCCGTTATGACCCGCCCGGCAACACTC TCATCGACGTCAACAGAGAGTGCATCAAGGTAACCTTGGTggtcctccccaccctcgacGGCGGCCCAAGCACAACCTTTTCCACCGTGACAGTCAgctcgacctcgtcctcctcttccgtcgtgcctccttcctcgtcctcgacctcgaccagcaccagcaccagcacctccactgcccccacctccacctccacctccggaGTTCTCCCCTACACCGACATGACCTCCCTCGGTTGGCGCTACATCGGCTGCGCCCCGGAGGAGCGCTGGACTACTGACGGTTCATTCCGCACACTGTCCGGTGCACTGTTGGGGTCCGACACCATGACCAACGAGGCTTGCATGGCCTTCTGCGGCGCCAATGGTTGGGCATATGCTGGTACCGAGTGGAGGCGCGAGTGCTGGTGCGGAAACAGCTATGCGCCGACCAGACAGCCTCTGACGACGCTTGTCAGTTTGGCCAAGTGTGATTACAGGTGCAGTGGTGACAGCGGCCAGTtctgcggtggtgatgcttggTTGAGCCTGTATGCCAAGTGCCCTACTGGTGGGCCTTGCGAGAATGCTGTTTTCACATAA
- a CDS encoding hypothetical protein (EggNog:ENOG503NZN1; COG:G; MEROPS:MER0034728) — protein sequence MKSSPMILGALAWASLSTITLANDGHSPPILLRYKRPSCSALAAAELTVDTPLGTVIGTTYSDTPCVRRFLSIPFAQPPVGSLRFLPPEPLSALPSSPYRATQFGPSCMQFLMEDPPTIFTQFVNQYNLQGLNMTSPFLSEDCLSLSVYAPPVRAWGQKLPVIIFIHGGAFMAGGQDVPYQIPANWVQDSQEHIVVTFNYRLNIFGFPNAAAFAGDNTKQNPGLLDQKLAIQWVKDYISYFGGDPERITLWGQSAGAISAAWYQYAAFDPSFPQVSAVIMDSGTEIFPLARASTEDVKHGNFTAVATEVGCGGLSPQEELECMQTADAEHIEAFLQENMEELMSGKPFIYFTSVVDNRTVFGNYTDRAIKKEILDVPTIIGTNANDGIPFVPLTAEGVNSTIEAITTAVFFFCPAVQASALRIMAGVPVYRYLYTGNFSNVSPEAFMGAYHSAELPLIFGTDSLLRGLSTPEEEAVSEAMQHAWVALAKGGQAGLEATGWPRYNLDTRLVREFGQFENGTTTEDGRVPLSSVVRDVSLKSMEEMCPPILDAWLV from the exons ATGAAGTCCTCACCAATGATACTAGGGGCCCTCGCTTGGGCCTCGCTATCCACCATCACACTCGCCAACGACGGCCACTCACCACCAATACTTTTGCGATACAAAAGGCCTTCCTGCtctgccctcgccgccgctgaACTTACGGTTGACACCCCCTTGGGTACCGTTATCGGCACAACATACTCTGATACGCCCTGTGTCCGCCGattcctctccatccccttcGCCCAACCCCCAGTGGGATCTCTCCGCTTTCTCCCTCCTGAACctctctccgccctcccctcctccccatacAGAGCAACTCAATTCGGTCCCTCATGCATGCAGTTTCTCATGGAAGACCCACCAACCATCTTCACACAGTTCGTCAACCAGTACAACCTGCAAGGACTCAACATGACCTCTCCCTTTCTCTCCGAAGACTGCCTCTCTCTCAGTGTCTACGCCCCACCAGTTCGGGCCTGGGGCCAAAAGCTCCCAGTGATAATTTTCATTCACGGCGGTGCCTTCATGGCAGGCGGCCAAGACGTCCCCTATCAAATTCCCGCCAACTGGGTCCAAGATTCACAAGAGCATATTGTAGTCACCTTCAACTACCGCTTGAACATCTTCGGCTTCCCCAACGCCGCAGCTTTTGCCGGGGACAACACCAAGCAAAACCCCGGCTTGCTCGACCAAAAGCTGGCCATCCAATGGGTTAAAGACTACATCAGCTACTTTGGCGGAGACCCAGAGAGAATCACCCTTTGGGGGCAGTCAGCCGGTGCTATCTCTGCAGCTTGGTACCAATACGCAGCTTTTGACCCTTCATTCCCCCAGGTTTCGGCCGTCATCATGGACTCTGGGACAGAGATCTTCCCGCTTGCTCGGGCGAGCACAGAGGACGTCAAGCACGGAAACTTTACCGCCGTCGCGACCGAAGTCGGTTGTGGGGGGTTGTCACCtcaggaggagttggaatGCATGCAAACCGCCGATGCGGAGCATATTGAGGCGTTCTTGCAGGAGAACATGGAGGAGCTCATGAGCGGGAAGCCGTTCATTTACTTTACATCCGTGGTGGACAACAGAACCGTGTTTGGGAACTACACGGACAGGgcgatcaagaaggagatttTGGATGTG CCGACAATCATCGGAACAAACGCCAACGACGGCATCCCCTTTGTCCCACTCACCGCAGAGGGAGTCAACTCCACCATCGAAGCCATCACTACggcagtcttcttcttttgtccCGCCGTGCAGGCCAGCGCGCTGCGGATCATGGCCGGCGTGCCCGTCTACCGATATCTTTACACGGGCAACTTCAGCAATGTCTCTCCTGAGGCGTTTATGGGAGCTTATCACTCGGCTGAGCTGCCTCTGATTTTCGGCACTGACTCCCTACTCCGCGGCCTGTCGACgccggaagaggaggccgtCAGTGAAGCGATGCAGCACGCTTGGGTGGCGCTTGCGAAGGGAGGGCAGGCTGGACTCGAAGCGACAGGGTGGCCGAGGTATAATCTTGACACGAGActggtgagggagtttggGCAGTTTGAGAATGGGACGACGACCGAGGACGGGAGGGTGCCGCTGTCGagtgtggtgagggatgtCAGTTTGAAGAGTATGGAGGAGATGTGCCCACCTATCTTGGATGCGTGGCTTGTGTGA
- the HNT3 gene encoding aprataxin-like protein (EggNog:ENOG503P02Q; COG:S), producing MAEQAEDIDDIVDHPTGANSSEQHDEPSSASSKPKNAFAELMAPKRKAPASPEPEKRPKDKAARWRGALVQYINDPSSFGSQVLQVTPNTVLIKDSFPKATVHLLLLPRSKKHYLLRPNEAFADPAFLAIVREEAASAAKLAAAELERLLGSFSVSNKPRLEATDYANRPPGRDYLKEIKVGMHAHPSMDHLHVHIISKDMHSPKVKHKKHYNSFNTEFFIPLVDYPLADDDVRRDVGFQNGNLSKDFKCWRCGKDFGNKFTQLKKHLEEEFEEWKKE from the coding sequence ATGGCCGAGCAAGCAGAAGATATTGACGACATCGTCGACCACCCCACTGGGGCAAACTCCTCAGAACAACACGACGAgccatcatcggcctcgTCAAAGCCAAAGAATGCATTTGCCGAACTCATGGCCCCGAAGAGAAAGGCCCCGGCCTCACCAGAACCCGAAAAGCGTCCAAAAGACAAAGCCGCCCGCTGGCGCGGCGCCTTAGTTCAGTACATCaacgacccctcctcctttggcAGCCAAGTCCTCCAGGTAACTCCCAACACAGTCCTCATCAAGGACTCGTTCCCCAAAGCCACcgtccatctccttcttctaCCTCGCTCAAAAAAGCACTACCTCCTCCGTCCTAATGAAGCTTTCGCCGACCCTGCCTTTTTGGCCATCGTACGAGAAGAAGCCGCTTCGGCAGCCAAACTCGCCGCAGCCGAGCTAGAAAGATTGCTCGGTTCTTTTTCAGTCTCAAACAAGCCTCGTCTAGAAGCAACAGACTACGCCAACCGACCCCCAGGACGGGATTATCTCAAAGAAATCAAGGTCGGGATGCACGCACACCCGAGCATGGATCATCTGCATGttcacatcatcagcaaGGACATGCACTCGCCCAAGGTGAAGCACAAGAAGCACTACAATAGTTTCAACACCGAGTTTTTTATTCCCTTGGTGGATTATCCACTGGCAGATGACGACGTCAGGAGGGATGTGGGGTTCCAGAACGGGAATCTGAGCAAGGATTTCAAATGCTGGAGGTGCGGGAAGGACTTTGGGAATAAGTTTACGCAGCTGAAGAAGCATCTGGAggaagagtttgaggagtggaagaaggagtaA
- a CDS encoding hypothetical protein (COG:O; CAZy:GH45; EggNog:ENOG503P08U) gives MLLLYHHLLCLLTLRHHALVKAQTVAKTYTGWDCCKPICASTDNRPSLLTTRGAVRVCNRSSQPLPTTAGVSAVTGCQPGVNTNTAAYLCDTYQPIPISNDLSYGFAIQVQDSQAADHPNCCKCYQLRWLTGAAANKTMIVQVVTPGGAGGCQRGDMIILTPGGGVGPLGQGGCNGMYGGLQLGGAQGGEE, from the exons ATGCTCCTActctaccaccacctcctctgcctcctcaccctccgccaccaTGCCCTCGTCAAAGCCCAAACAGTAGCAAAGACCTACACAGGCTGGGACTG CTGCAAACCCATCTGCGCCAGCACCGACAAccgcccctccctcctcaccacccgcgGCGCCGTCCGCGTCTGCAACAGATCCAGCcagcccctccccaccaccgccggcgtCTCAGCCGTGACGGGCTGCCAGCCCGGCGTAAACACCAACACTGCCGCCTACCTCTGCGACACGTACCAGCCCATTCCCATCTCCAACGACCTCTCCTACGGCTTTGCGATCCAGGTCCAGGACAGTCAAGCAGCTGACCATCCTAATTGCTGTAAATGCTATCAATTGCGGTGGTTGACTGGGGCGGCAGCGAATAAAACGATGATTGTACAAGTTGTTACACCTGGGGGCGCGGGGGGATGTCAAAGGGGGGACATGATTATTTTGACtccgggagggggggtaggTCCGCTGGGGCAGGGGGGGTGTAATGGGATGTATGGGGGGTTACAACTGGGGGGTGCacaggggggtgaggaataG
- a CDS encoding hypothetical protein (EggNog:ENOG503NZCG; COG:S), whose translation MSDTRNVCITAVDGQTGFLIAELLLKEERFKKQITSLSGLSLDPTSAKAKELESLGAVIVPHNPGREREMVNALKKIGCDTICLIPPAKEDKFDICVELTNAAKKAGVQNVLLISAAGCDYAERDKQPRLREFIDLEALVLAEKGNADVALGHSPCVIRAGFYAENILLYAQQAQSEGVLPLPIGENHKFAPVALGDIAHVAAHVLSGKGPHGFDDKHRGQMMVITGPMLCAGKELAESASKALGQTMEFENISEREAKRILKNQATIDDSEKEYLLEYYSLVREGKTNYIATTAFHDVTGEHPTEPDEFFRLYAGELRPKKKVKHNGA comes from the exons atgtCCGACACCCGCAACGTTTGCATCACCGCCGTTGACGGCCAAACCGGCTTCCTCATcgccgagctcctcctcaaagaAGAGCGCTTCAAGAAGCAAATCACCAGCCTCAGCGGCCTCTCCCTCGACCCGACCTCGGCCAAGGCCAAAGAGCTCGAGTCGCTCGGTGCCGTCATCGTGCCCCACAACCCCGGCCGTGAGCGCGAGATGGTCAATGCCCTCAAGAAGATCGGCTGCGACACCATCTGTCTGATCCCTCCCGCGAAGGAGGACAAGTTCGACATTTGCGTCGAGCTGACCAatgcggccaagaaggcggGTGTTCAGAATGTGCTGTTGATTAGTGCTGCTGGGTGCGATTATGCCGAGAGGGACAAGCAGCCGAGGCTGAGGGAGTTTATTGATTTGGAGGCTTTGGtgctggctgagaagggtAATGCGGATGTTGCCTTGGGACATTCGCCTTGTGTTATTCG TGCTGGTTTCTACGCCGAAAACATCCTCTTGTAcgcccagcaagcccagaGCGAGGGcgtccttcctcttcccattGGCGAGAACCACAAGTTTGCTCCTGTTGCCCTCGGTGACATTGCGCACGTCGCTGCCCATGTTCTCTCCGGAAAGGGCCCTCACGGCTTTGACGACAAGCACCGCGGTCAGATGATGGTCATCACTGGGCCTATGCTCTGCGCTGGCAAGGAGCTTGCCGAGTCGGCCAGCAAGGCTTTGGGTCAGACGATGGAGTTTGAGAATATCTCTGA GCGTGAGGCGAAGAGAATCCTTAAGAACCAAGCCACCATCGACGACTCCGAGAAGGAATACCTCCTCGAGTACTACAGCTTGGTGCGTGAGGGCAAGACCAACTACATCGCCACGACTGCTTTCCACGATGTCACGGGCGAGCACCCCACCGAGCCGGACGAGTTCTTCCGCCTGTATGCCGGCGAACTGCgtcccaagaagaaggtgaagcACAATGGTGCTTAA
- a CDS encoding hypothetical protein (EggNog:ENOG503PF2K) yields the protein MPHHFEQQCAEDHAGQSEGASDESYVSIEQLQEMLESYRNVITDKSNQAKDLEHENKKLKEQLSLVSGDSRWKLSSFLGRFSNEKALCTHDTEKYDTYISELEARLENAEQKCVQLEVMSNHQAAELRNAEQKFIEQEAIIKHQAAKFARDLEEQKLKDPVGYTKVSDNEIESKWKQLRFLVRQFVESHFPQSIDWETANSLAFLKPIPTATKYQATSPRFYPLILEAYVWNYLHHFIFRIQATYWNGSLGSSLSVVFHKIAATIDGKEQDVHCQKPARESFHEWRSQTVRFANMVPHRNYLPVLVSHFYSRELRDVLAQDTKEDAVNAAVTEIITLAAELDTIFRTSKADFTIVISDAWPDSLLDENYRFGFPFNPDLMEPTRHLHPPPHCSKRNESMNVDLVIAPGIVKCGTADGKNYDKKMVLVKLEVICDKQTTQDGISIPKKVKTSG from the exons ATGCCCCATCACTTCGAGCAGCAGTGCGCCGAGGACCATGCTGGTCAGTCCGAAGGAGCAAGCGATGAGAGCTACGTCAGTATTGAGCAGCTGCAAGAGATGCTAGAGTCCTATCGGAATGTCATCACGGACAAATCCAACCAGGCAAAAGATCTCGAGCACGAGAACAAGAAGTTGAAAGAGCAATTGAGCTTGGTAAGCGGAGACTCGCGATGGAAACTATCCAGCTTTCTCGGCAGGTTTAGTAATGAGAAAGCTCTTTGCACTCATGACACTGAGAAATACGACACCTACATCAGCGAGCTTGAGGCCAGGCTCGAGAATGCCGAGCAGAAGTGCGTCCAGCTAGAAGTAATGAGCAATCATCAGGCCGCCGAGCTCAGGAATGCCGAGCAAAAGTTCATCGAGCAGGAAGCTATCATCAAGCATCAGGCCGCCAAGTTCGCCAGAGACCTTGAGGAGCAGAAGTTGAAAGATCCCGTTGGATACACGAAGGTCTCGGACAACGAGATCGAATCCAAATGGAAGCAGCTGCGATTTCTGGTTCGACAGTTTGTGGAGAGCCACTTCCCCCAGTCCATCGATTGGGAGACTGCCAATTCGCTAGCCTTCCTGAAGCCAATTCCTACAGCTACCAAGTACCAGGCAACGTCGCCGCGTTTCTATCCGCTCATTCTGGAAGCGTATGTATGGAACTATCTTCACCACTTCATCTTTCGCATCCAGGCCACTTACTGGAATGGGTCACTTGGTTCGTCTCTTTCCGTCGTATTTCACAAGATAGCGG CCACCATTGACGGCAAGGAACAGGACGTCCATTGCCAGAAACCCGCCCGGGAGAGTTTTCATGAATGGCGGTCCCAAACTGTGCGATTTGCCAACATGGTCCCACACCGGAACTATCTCCCTGTTTTGGTGTCTCATTTCTATTCGAGGGAACTCAGAGATGTGTTGGCCCAGGACACCAAAGAGGATGCGGTGAATGCCGCTGTCACCGAGATCATCACGCTTGCAGCAGAACTAGACACGATTTTCCGCACATCAAAGGCAGACTTTACGATCGTCATCAGTGATGCCTGGCCTGATTCTCTTCTTGACGAAAATTACAGGTTCGGGTTTCCCTTCAATCCAGATCTGATGGAGCCCAcgcgccatctccatcctccgcctCACTGTTCGAAGAGAAACGAGTCGATGAATGTCGACCTTGTTATTGCCCCCGGGATCGTCAAATGCGGGACGGCGGACGGGAAGAATTACGACAAAAAGATGGTTCTCGTTAAGCTTGAGGTGATATGCGATAAGCAGACCACGCAGGATGGGATTTCTATTccgaagaaggtgaagacaTCGGGTTAG